One segment of Phragmites australis chromosome 13, lpPhrAust1.1, whole genome shotgun sequence DNA contains the following:
- the LOC133888661 gene encoding membrane-anchored ubiquitin-fold protein 4-like, giving the protein MAEKEGAKVEGEEREREREREGEAEEVEVKFRLFDGSDIGPVRCNAAATTVAALKDRVVADWPKDKSIIPKSANDVKLISGGKILENDKNVSQCRAPFGDLPSSAITMHVVVQPSSAKSKPDKKANKLPKTTRCSCSIL; this is encoded by the exons ATGGCGGAGAAGGAGGGGGCGaaggtggagggggaggagagggagcgggagagggagagggagggggaggcggaggaggtggaggtcaAGTTCCGGCTCTTCGACGGCTCCGACATCGGCCCGGTCCGCTGCAACGCCGCTGCCACCACCGTCGCCGCCCTCAAGGACCGCGTCGTCGCCGACTGGCCCAAAG ATAAATCAATAATCCCAAAGTCTGCTAATGATGTGAAACTGATAAGTGGaggaaaaattctagaaaatgacAAGAATGTTTCACAGTGCAGAGCGCCTTTTGGTGACCTTCCCAGTAGTGCTATCACAATGCACGTTGTTGTTCAGCCATCTTCGGCCAAATCAAAACCAG ATAAGAAGGCGAACAAGTTGCCCAAGACCACACGCTGCTCTTGTAGCATACTATGA